The DNA window GGTAGAAGTGTAACCCAAAGctgaaatttgataaaatttatttttactgcttcatcaaggGTGTTCGTAAGGGCAATGGGCACTTCTTCCCCCGAGAGTGCGTGGTGGCAAAGAACGCAATGACTGCTAGTATAGTTTGgtgcctcttctccccactgcATTTCAGGTAAGATCCTGGTTCACTGTGTCATGGGCCGCAGCCGGTCGGCGACCCTGGTCCTGGCCTACCTGATGATTCACAAGCACATGACCCTGGTGGACGCCATTCGACAAGTGGCCAAGAACCGCTGTGTCCTACCCAACCGGGGCTTTCTGAAGCAGCTCCGGGAACTGGACAAGCAGCTGGTGGAGCAGAGGCGACAGACCACGCACAGCGACAACGGTGAGAAGGCTGGTGAGACGGAGCCGTAGGGCCCCTCGCAGGGCACGCAGAGACCCTCGGAACGGAGAGGGAAGGCCGAAATCGCCCTGCCCTGGGGCTTGGGACAGTGAAACCAAAGCTTGACCTCCTCTTAAACTTCCCAGGTGCGCGCTGACGAGCAGGGAGGATTCAAAGCCGCCTCCTGGATGAGCGCTTGGCTTCCCGGCAGAGCGAGGCCGACAGCCTTCAGCAGAACTGGTTACAGATGAGCACACAGCTCTGCACCGAGgcgcctgtatttttttaattttttttatctggtAAGATGGAAGCAGAAAAGGATTGGAAAATGTGTAGGCATTGTGCTGTGATTAAATGTTTTGCCTTTGTCTGaaagtcatactttttttttttaagattttatttatttgtcagagagagcacaagcaggtggagcagcaggttgggggggggggcagaaacaggctccccgccgagcaaggagcctgatgtgggactcgatcccaggaccctgggatcatgacctgagcaaaggcagatcttaaccgactgagccacccaggcatccttgaaagtcatattcttaaaaaataattttaaaatataattttttatttttctagctgcAGGAAAGTGCCCTGGGGAGTTGTGTTACAGGAGACTTGTGTTACACAAGAGTTTGTACAGCTTATTAGCAGGCCCCCTCTTTGGGGCATCCGTACTTTCTCACCAACTCCTGCATCCTCTTTTCCACGGAATCCCCAGGCTTGGGTCGCCCCCCGTAGACGCTGCTCTCTGCAAGGTACAGAGAGTAACTCATTTATTAGGACTGGGGTGGGTGTCCTGAGTCTCTGTACACAGGCCCCTGCCTGgtgttcttcctccttcctcaggaGCCAGGGCTCTTTAGAATCTTAGCTAGAGCTGCCGCTACCCAGAAAAGTTCCATGAATTGTGGACAAGAGTTTGACTTTACAATTTCGGAAAAAAGGAGGATACTACTTGGAGAAGCTCCTTTCATTTTGATTCTAGTCAAAGTAACAAGGGCTTGTTTTCAGTCACAccagaaagtatttgcaaacgtTGTTTGCTGTTTAATGGGAGCACAAGTCAGGTGAGCTCAGGTGTGGAATTTCCCTGCCCCTGAGGCCTAAGCCAGGAGCCACGAGTGTCTGATTTTTATTCTGAAGGAGAAAACAGCAGGAGGCACCAAGCAGGTAGATGGCTTCTGGAACCAGGAACCCTAAACTAGACAGAACGCACAGAGAGATGCCGATGGAGATGCCAGAGGTCAAGGACCAGAAAGGACCAAGATCAGGTCTTCATAATGACTCAGATTTCAGTGTGATGGGAGCTGTACACAGGCTCTTGGGAAAGATATACAGACCAAAAGGGGCTCCAGGGTCACAGAGGTGCCTACCTCGACTTTCCTGTCACAGGATCCCAATAACCCACTCAAAACTCATTTATCTCCTATGTCTAATCTATTCCTTGTCCAGAGAGAaattagtatttccattttaatgaagTATTGTATTTAATACATCATAATGAAATACTTACATTTAAATGAATCCATTATGTAGGAAGGATGTAATGCTGGTGTTCTCTTGAGCTTCTCCGCACCTTCCTACATGCTCCCACCCCTTTGTGGGCTACGAATCCTACCGAGGACAGCAGAAGCAGAGAACTTTAAGGTTGGTGTACTGGTCTCTTCAAGATGGCTCCCGGGCACCAGAGGTAGGAGAAAGTAGCAACAGAAATTTTTGCAAAAGCATTTCAAGTCTTCAGAGGTAAATTATTTGGTCAACAAGTATTCACTGAGAACCTACCACATGCCCTAAACTGGGTTAGGAAGtcaaaagtcaaaacaaaatggCATGTTGTGATCGAGTGCAATGAGGAAACGGGTACTGAGGTGAGGAACAGTTGGGCATGGGGCAAAGACCTCTCTGAGGAGATGCGGTGAGCAGAGTCTTGAAGGATCACACCTTCCAAAGGGGGAGGGACCACTTTAGGCCGGGGAACAGAACAGCACAGGTGAAGGCCCCAGGGTGACAAAGAGGTGTCTTTGAGGAACTGTCCCTCAGTGAAGCTGGAGCTCGTGGGTGAGAGGGGAAGTGGAAGAAGAGGGTTATAGAAActagattttatttcaaatgcagaaaaaaaCCAGAGTGGTATTAAGCAAGGGAATGGTATGACCTATGTTTTAAGGAGATCACTCCTGCCGAACTATGGAGAATGGCTTGTTGGGACTTAAGAAAGGAGGCAAGACGACCAGTCAGGAGGCTGATGGAACTGTGGACAGGAAGAGGAAGGTGGCCTAGACTGAGACAGCACCAGGGAACTAGTCCTCAAGATTTGTTTGGAATTACTCTGGAATCAACAGAACCTgctgagaggggagagaaaaatgaaagatactgATTTGGTTTCTTGCCTGAATATGGAGATGGGGTTTACTAGAGcagaaatggggggagggggctggagatcACTAGTTCTGTCAGGTTGGTAAGACATACAAAAGGTGTCCCATACCATTTGACCTTGAATCTAGAGGGAGCTTAGAGGAATGTTCACAAATGCTGATTAATTCTGGGTATTATCTGTATACAGGTGGTGTCTGAGCTCATTGTAGGACGAGGtgagatgagaaaagagaggaagccCCAGGCCTGAGTGCTTCAACATCCATGTTTAAAGCTGGgcctgggtggcagagggagatccaaggaaggggacagagaagggagaaggaaaaccaGGAGTGTGGAATTATGGGCACCTGGGcacaaaaaaaatggaaggtaCTGCTTCACAACATAACAGAACTGGTACTCTGAGTATTGACTGTAGACCGCTGGAGACAACGCTTGCTCGTAACAACCAAGTAAACTATATTCGTATGGCACTTACCAGTTCCTATAGCATCATGGATTTGTTGGCTAAGCCTTTGAATCAGAGAGAGGACTATGGCGTTTTCACAAAGTCAGGTGTTGTAGGAAGAGCTGCCATTTGGAGAACCGGGTTTGTTTCAGCTCACAAAGTTTAGCTGAGGGAGTTTGGGCAATCGAGTTGGCTCCTGGGAGCCCCATCTCCTCACCTACACGCCAGAGACAACTGCCCCACCTCAGGCTGGGCGTGTGGATCACGTGGAAGCTGTTTGTGAAAGCGTGGCAACAACATTGAGTCATTATTTCTAAAACAGAACGTCGGTGAGGAAGGCTAATGCTTTCACACCTGGGAAGGAACCGCTTGAGCTATTCAAAAGTTAACGGTTGACAGCTGACAGCCACTAGACTCTTACAAGGTaaatgaaagaacacatttcTGGTCTTAAAAACGTGGCTTGTTAACGCATCTCAACCTAATGGTGACTCCATGTCACTCCTGACGAATCCAAGTTCCTGTTTTCCAGGATCCTTGGCATCACATTTAGGTCTGAACTGCTTTCTCTAGTGAGAGTGGGTAAGTGGGGAGGAGCACGCAGGGTGTTCTGAGGCCACTCTGACCCgcagctcctctcctccccaaagCTTTCTGTCCTGCCCGTGAATGTTGGAGATTGGGCCTCTACCTGGCTATGCTGCAGTCGCTTGGGAGCCTGTGACACAGGGTCCCCAGTACTGGTATCTAGCAGGTCTGGGGCAGTGACCACAACTTCCCCACGAGCTCCCTGGAGGACTGTGAGGCAGGCAGGGTGTGGGGGGTGACGGAACCCCAGTTTCACACAAACCATAGGGTGTGATTAGCAAGCCACTGCGAAAGGGAAACACAGGAGAATCTCAGTCCCCAAAGAACCTCAAGAGAAGAGACTACATAGGTGAAGGTTTCAAGAGGGGGCCTGTGGAAGCTTCCAGATCAGCTCGTTAGCAGGCCCCGCACCCCAGCTCCTGGGCTCAAGGCAGCCTCTTGCCTGACGGGCACACCCACTGGGTGGCTGAGATTCGAGATTGCAGCCCAACTGAGGCTGTAGCGGATTCGAACAAGCGGCACACCATCACCTCCCACTCTGGAGGTGGATTACTTTCCTCTCAGACCAGAACAGCACCCAAAGTTTCCTTCCCTTTGTGACAACAGCCCTTGCAGAAGCGTCCTGGAAGCGCTCCCTCAGCCACTGCAGGTATCCCCCCCACCGACTGCATCTGTAGAAGGGAAAGACCAAAAGACAAGGTCTTGCCACTAAACCCAGACGGCTTTGTAACTGTGACAGAAACATAGGGTGAGAGCACAGGGCAAAAAACCCAGCGGGCATCCTCCCTCTGCAGGGCCTGCGACCCCGGGCTGTACGAACTAGCCTGCCTTCTCCGTTTTATTCTGAGTCGGCTTGAGGTTTGTGTCTACGATCTATGAAACAGGTGATTTTTTGTGTTGAACCACTAGTGGAAAAGCAACGCTCTCCCTCAAAGAGGTCTACAAGAAGTGGCGGGAGAGTAGTAAGCACCCACATTTAGACATGTTGCGAGCTTAGTGGGCCGTTTTCACATGGGTGCCAAGTCAAGCATTTATTTCTATGTCTGTagcttaaacaataaaatatttgaagggtCAGACAGAACTTTCTCTGAATGccataaaataatgtttgtgaacaatgactttttttgggggggggtctaaACTTAAGAAAACATCCAATCACTCATTCACAACAGAACAAAACTTTCACactttttttgagaaaatgatttttcaaatatgCAGTCCCAAATTGGGTGCTTTTGGGtattaacttttataaaaatgaagtttGCTACCACTGTGCTGAGGCCCTGAGGGGTGTTTATACAGACTGTACAAATGAGGCAAGTGGCTATTTGTGCAGGGTCCCTTTGCAAATGAAGatcaaagtcaaaaagaaaaaaacaaattcactttattttaaagacaatgaTTGGCATACAGAAGGTATGCACCAGCATAAAATAAACTTTCATGAAAAGCATTAAAATccattataaattaatttattaaataggTATTTGGTATATGTGATGGTTTTATTAGATATTACTCTTATTTATtgccaaccccctcccccaaagtcaaaacaaatcagaaaatctCGTAACTCCAATTTAcactaaataatttattttcccaaaatgtGTATGTGTTCTGAGATGTGACACATGATACAGTTCAATTGGTCATTCTCTATCAATCATAATATGACAGGACACAAGAGGCTAAAAATGGCtcatcataatttattttatgttaaaatgtacagctttttttttgtttattttttttttcttttttttgaagtgaCTGACTAAAAAGAGAACAGATAAATACAAGAGTGTCGCTGGCTCCTATTTTATACAAGGATTACGCCTCTCCTGCTTGGCCCTCACAGTCACCCTGTACAGGTACAAAGGCTACAAAAAAGGAAGCAATATAAACAGACACAAAtaacttttttgcttttttacatgCGGTTTGTAAGCTTAGTTTGAGCTATTCACAAGCTACTtctctatttttccttaaaaaataactccaatattttataaagatagaaaaatcTACAGATGGAATGAAAATGTAAAGTTAGAGGCATTTCCATAAAATAGCAACTTTACACCaaattcactatttttttttaaatcctgccaAGTATTTGGACATATATGAAATGTTTCAAAACCTGACAGATAAACACTGAGATATGCTTCATTCAATAAACAGAAGTCtgcatttataaaacagaaagctgccttttttccccaaagaaatctGTCACCAAAATGGAAAAGGGTCTCAACTTTACACCAAACATTTAGCAATAAAACCCTTTTGACTAACCAAATGGGAATAGCTTTTATAGCTCTTTACAGTtttataattaacaaaaatatagttttttttttaaaccctcaaATCAGGGCACCCTAATCAAGGCAAAAAACTTAAGAAATGGCTTACTGTTAGCACAACACTTGTACAGTACTACAAAATGCACTGTCACTAACAAAGACATTAGCGGCATGCTCAAGTGTCACCTTAAACAAAATATACAATAACTGAAAGGCTAAAGGCATTTACATGGAGtggacagggaagaaaaaaaaaaagttctcggTTCAGTATTAAAACAGATAATTTGGTGGGGCGGGGCTTGCTATCCACATCGTTTAATGGAAGCAGGCACAACAAGTGGCTGCCTTCAAACTGTAGTCCAGAGAGGCCTTCCTTTGCAGAGAATTTCATATAAAAGTAACAGAAACAAagataccaaaaaagaaaaaggaaaaaaagaaaaacaacttgtatAAGGCTTTCTGCTgcatacagctttttttttttttttttttttaaataaatggtgccaACAAATGTTTTTGCATTCACACCAATTGCTGGTTTTGAAATCGTACTCTTCGAAGGTATTTGTGCAGATTCAATCCAATAGTGATGCCCGGGGGATCCCGTCACTGCCCCTGCCGCCTACCTTCTCATGTAGGAGCCATTGAGAGACTGTTTGGACATGCCCGTGTTCATGTAGCCGTGATGCCCGGGGGCCGTGTACATCATGTTACCGTGGGGCGGGGTCTGCATTGGCTGCTGGGCATATGGCTGCGTTCCCATCATGCCCATCTGCATCTGCATAGGGTACTGGGGTGTTTGATTCATGTAGCCATGATTGCTGTGGTAGCCACTGTTCATCATCGGCTGGGACATGCTGTACCCATTCATGGCGTTGAGAGTATTCATGTTCATGTTCACAGAGTTGACATTGTAGGCTGGGGCTGGCATCAGGTTCACACTCATGTTCATGCCTCTCTGCATCGTTAAAGTCCGCGCGGGACCCTGCATGGCTACCGTCTGGGAGCGCCCGTAGATCTGCGACTGATGGGTGGCAGCGGCTGGTGACAGAGACGCCGATTTGGTTCTCATGGAGACGTGGCCCTTGCTGGCGATCTGGGTTTGCAGTCTTTGGCTGTGGGAGATGCCAATATTTGATGCAGCCATGTTCCGTTGCAAAAGAGGCGGTGGCAGGTTCATTGGAGGAGGAGtcaggttggggggtggggtcaTGGTAGCTTGTGCTTGGGGTCCCCCGGGGACAGAGTGCGGAGACTGAGAAAGCTGAACAAGCCCTGTGTTACTTAATGGTGTGGACAAAGAGGCACTGTTTGCATAGGAAGTTACAGCAGCGGAATGGCTGTAAGGCAATGAATGATCAATAAGTGTATTAGTTAACTGCTGTAGTTTGGCAAGGCTGAAGGTGGCTGACGGCTGTGGGTAATGCCCAGCCCCAAAATCACTCTGACCCATTCGCTCGTATAAGCCAAGGTTGGCGTTGCCGGTCTCGGGGATCTCAGCCAGCTGCATGGGCGGGGTGAAGTTGGCAGCCATGCTGCACTGAGCCAGCTGCTGGCTGCTGCTCGGGGGCCTCTCCACCACACAGCCTTGAGGAGACTTGACCCCGCAGGTCGGGGGGGAGCTGATGCTGGTCTGCTGCAGCATGCTGCAGCTCCCACTCATGTTGGACATCTGCTGGGTGACAGCACAGCTGCTCTGCGTCAGATTGCTGGAGGTGAGGTTGCTATAGGAGCAGCTGTTCTGTGAGGAGCCGTTTCCACAAATGCTGCCACCCATAGTAGAATCATAGCTACTCGGGTTTTCGTAGTTCTCGGTTGTGCTCTCAATACTGCCCAGGTCACTAAATCCGCTGTCCACGACTTGCTGTGAGTGGTCTGACACTGACGGGACATCCATCATTGGACTGGTTTCCATGTTCTGCAAAGATGGCACCGAGATGGCACTTTGATCTGGGCTGATTTGGGCATAGCTGTTTTCCAGGGCAGGGACGCTTGGGCTGTTGACAGAACGTACTGACTGGCCAGGATGGGAATGGACGGATGAAACGGGGCTACTGTGGTCTGACTGCTGGCAATCGTCCAGAGTGGCGGCGATCTGTGGACTTTGGTCTGCGTGGGTGTAGTTCTGTAGGCTTCTACAAGCCTCCTGAGTCTCGGTGCAATCCTGGAAAGTGTCGTCCTGTTCGCTGTTCTCCTGGGTTAAGGACTGAACTGCCTGAACGGTCTCAGAGTCAATTTCCAGGGTTGCGGTATTTCTCTCTTTGAACCCAGCGTCCACTTCTTCGCTGCTCTTTTGGTCCTGCTTCTGTGCCTGTTCTTCTGGGGATTCCTCATCAGACTCAGGTGCAGCGTCGGTGTCTCCAGCAAGCTCCTTAGGTTCACTGTTACAAGCAGCGGCAAGGTCAACGCCACAGTCCATTAAGACTTCTGAGTTCGAATGACTAGGCTGGACACTAAGGTCTAAAAAAGCCTCCTGGTTTTCTAGTACTTCTTTGAAGGCTTCTCTCGGGCGttcctccttctctgcttctgtgCACTCCATGTGACTGTCATCCTCATCATCCGCATCATGGCCCTCGTTGTGAGATGGctcttcatcctcttcctcctcctcctcatgctCATCCAAGGGAACGGGCTCTTCTTTGTCCATGCAGACTTCTGGTTCCTCTTTCTCCTGACTTTTAGCACCACCTGGGTCTTtgtctacattttcttcttcttcctcctcctcctcttcttcctcctcctcctcttcgtcatcttcctcttcctcctcctcctcctcctcaggttTGATGAGATCATCTTCTGGTTTTTCACCCGGTGATTTGTTTGGACTTACAGGTGCACATGTTTCGTCCCTTCTGTTTTCGTCCCGAGGCAGCAGGGGCTCCACGGTTTCCTTGACCTCCTCCTCAATCCTGGTGGGAGTGGGGCTAGTTTTGTCTTCCGGAGTCTCCTTCTGTTCTTCTACTGTTATCTGGTCATCAGGTTCCATGGGTGTTTCTGGCGGGGTGTACAAGTTCAGTTTAAATCCGGTCTTCCTCTCTTTGTTCGGCCTCCACTTAGACAGACCACGTTTTGTTCCTTTTGGCCACACTTGTTTGCACTTTAGAGGTTCGGGATTGTCTCTACTGCTGTCTTTCAAGTTATCTGTGTCGTCATCCATATTGTCTTAGCGAGGAGACAGAAacaggaggagaaaaacaaaagtcttAGAAAGTATCACCTTGAACAACTTGAATTCATTCTTCTAAATTACTTAGTATGCAAGAGTCGATGATAAAGACACAATCAAAACTAATACAGAATCACATTGTGCCATAAACCAAGTAAATCACCTAAGTCTGGGACAATAATATGTATCTCAAAtagtccctccctcctcccccaacagAAAGTTGTGCTTTTTATAGAAAGCACGTGGATGCAGACAGCTATAATAAACTGCTTTGAGTTTAACAAGTAAGACGTTCGTTCTCTGACGTAAAAGCCCAGAATTCCGCAatgtaaaaaaatcagtttgaatACGTACGAATTAGAACCTACAGGGGAAAAGGAGTTAATGCTAGCTCATCTCGAAAGCACCACCGTCCTGGAGAAATGAACAGAAGCCCAACTCACACACCTATCCTGAGAAAGTGAACTTCTGTTTGTGGACATTTACTGGATTTAAATAATCTCAGATGACATTATTTACTTTGATTCGAATGTTCTCTCTGGCATAAAAAGAAACTGTGCACCTCTGAAACAAATGAAGAGATGCCTAAGTGTCCCGATCAGATGCGTCTGTAACGTACTAGAGGGTCATCATTTCCTGCACGACACGAACGATAACGTATTTACcatgaaatgaatatttaaactaCAGGTATTCTCTCGACTGCTAATTCTGTCCACATTGTATTGAGGATCAACTTGCTGCTCGAGTGTAAGGTCTGAACGCTAcagtaaataagaaataaaccaTAATTGTCACGTTCATTTTAACTTGGCTAATCTTATTTTTACTGTACCTTTCTGCACATATGATTATAAAGagatttgtaaatatatttatctaaatataagcaagcaaacaaatatacgaataaatacaaatataaaacacCTAAGTCTTCATGAGATCTTTAGAAAGAAAGTTAAAGTTCACACTGATCTGGAAGGGTCAATGTAAAGGAAAagctttacaaagaaaaatagccTTATTACAAacactactttggaaaacagacatAAGATCTCACATTCAATGTGGAACTGAGATCCTTTTTGCCAGAATGGAGTGATTTCTAATCCAATCAGTACACAGCAGGGTAAGCTCTTAGTTCATTTATGTAACAAAAGGATTACACATAAACTTACCTCCAAGTATTACATTCAAATTGGCTAGCTGAGAAGAACAGGTAAGTGAGGCAGACTGATTCCTTCAGAAGTACAAAGTACAATACCCAATTAACAGTCACTCCAAGGTGTCCAAATGGTTTTATTTCTAGTCACACGGGCAGGTTAATAGCCATGCCAATGTGCCCATATTCCACATGCTACTGGACCTACCAGCTTTTGTAGGAACACCTCTCTAAATCAGAAGATGAGTTTTCTCATAATTAAGGAGATCCTGAAAGGAACCAGTTTAATATGGCCACTtagaattttaaaggcaaatggCCCTAGAGTGGAGAATAAAGGTAGTGATGATTCCTTTACAGGCTCctgaaaagaagcagaaataagGCTCAATGTCCACAAACAAAAAATGGTATTTTACTGcagtttgttgttgctgtttgtttgtttgtttaaagaaactaaagaacaggggcgcctgggtggctcagtcagttgggagcctgactcttggtttggctcaggtcgtgggaCAGAGTCCCTTGTGGGgctagcggggagtctgcttgaaagattcgcttccctctgcccctgcccctcttcacccctcaaataaataaataaatcttaaaaaaaaaaagaagaagaagaaaaaagaaagaaaagagaaactaaagaacAAGGCTTGGATTCTTTATACCCAGTGTAAGATGTCATTCTCTCAGCAAACGACTGTATACAGCAATAGTATTCCAGCTAATTATGAAAGTCAGGAAGATGCTTGCTCATGCCCTTAAAattgtggcttttcttttcttttcttttcttttttttaagtaatctctataccaaaCATGGGACTTAAagtcacaaccatgagatcaagaatctcatgctccacccactgaaccaggtgccccaaaccgtGGCTTCTCAAAAAGCAAGAGACACTAGCAATTCCCAGGGAAATGAGATGGCCTGTTTCTAGATTAGAAGAGATACTAGATTAAGTTCTTAAATTGAGTCATTTCAGCTGCAGAGCAGAGAGACTGTCCGCAGATCCTTATGATTCAGCTGGGAACTCAAGAATCCAAGCCAAAAGGCAAGGAATGGCTGCTTTTAAACACAGCATCAAAGATGATTTATTGgtgctggtatttttttttttttttttttaaggagatggggtggggtgtCCCTGCCAACAGCAAATTgtaaaatagtaatttaaaaggAAGGACAATTTCCTGATTTCCACATTATCCTATATTATCAAAGCTAATACTGATGCTGTGGTGAGTTTAAATGATTCTTGGTAATAATGTATCCTAAGACACCACTAATTACAAGCTGCACCATCcatttactaaattcatttttcaggaagaaagaaactaCTGCATTCGATGCTCACATTGACAGGAATATAAACCCTGATTCCGGAAATACTAGATGTGAAAAAAAGTACCTATGAGAATCAAGGAAATGCAGTGTGTTTCTTATTGAGAGACTTCAGAGTTTTTGAGGACAAGCCAATTTGTGGAAAGTAAGATGAACCCACCTAGAAGAATGTTCTGGCCTTAGaagttgtttaaaataaaatccaattccAGGAAGAAGGGATAGAACCTTTCATGAATGAGAGAGGACAGATGAGCACTGATTCCTGGTGGGCCGACACAACCTCAGAGCTGCCTCTGGGCGGTCATATACGAGACATGCACAAGGATGAGATTTGTATAATCCCTCCACTTACTTCTACAAGGGTCAGCATTCTTAAAACAATGATTGTCTTTTTCTTCGTCTTCCtctgtttgtcttttcttcccaGGCTGATGTTGGAACACTTTTCTCAGGACTGGCTTCCCGCCGTCTTCCTCCACTTCAATCTCACAGGTAGGCTCCAGGTGCGGCATTGGCCTCTCTTCATCTGAGTTGTCAAAGGGCTCGTTCAGGACTTCTGTCGTCTCAGAAATGGTCTCAGTTGTTACGCTGCTGTTGATCCTCCTGCGTTTACGACCCCTTTTCTTCTTTAGCACAAAAGGCCTCTGAATTTAATTCCAAACATAATACATAAGAGCTCATGAGAAATTAAATGGTTGAGTCGATAGGCAGCAAACATGTACCAAAGGCCTGTCTGAGAATCTTACACGTAGAGACTTCTGGAACGCCTTTGTACTTAACCTTCCATCTGATGTTTAACATCCCTCTCGGGCTCTAACTACACAGGCAAGTGTCTTCCAAATAAAACAGCTGTTTACTCAAGAAGATGCTTTGAGAGGGAACACTGCCTCAGCTTAACTGTAGATTTTAAAAGCTAAGGTTTGCTTTTCTAGCATACATCTTCCAGTGGTACCTGCAGACTTCAATATCCTGTACATCATCGCTATTCAGTCATCACCAACACACGTTTCCGTAAATGTTGCAATAATCGACTAGCCACTGGGTCACTCATTTAATACTTGATAACTTCATGGAGCACCTGCTATAAGCAAAGTGCTGTAAAGATTAACCTACTTGTTCCCCGTTTCACAGGACTTCAGAACGATGAAAAGGGGATGAGGACAGGGTACTAGAAGAAAGGATTATTCTACTGCTTAAAATATTAAGACAGTCATGTACTGATGACTGCAAG is part of the Ursus arctos isolate Adak ecotype North America unplaced genomic scaffold, UrsArc2.0 scaffold_7, whole genome shotgun sequence genome and encodes:
- the KAT6B gene encoding histone acetyltransferase KAT6B isoform X2, which gives rise to MVKLANPLYTEWILEAIQKIKKQKQRPSEERICHAVSTSHGLDKKTVSEQLELSVQDGSVLKVTNKGLASYKDPDNPGRFSSVKPGTFPKSTKGSRGSCNDLRNVDWNKLLRRAIEGLEEPNGSSLKNIEKYLRSQSDLTSTTNNPAFQQRLRLGAKRAVNNGRLLKDGPQYRVNYGSLDGKGAPKYPSAFPSSLPPVSLLPHEKDQPRADPIPICSFCLGTKESNREKKPEELLSCADCGSSGHPSCLKFCPELTTNVKALRWQCIECKTCSACRIQGKNADNMLFCDSCDRGFHMECCDPPLSRMPKGMWICQVCRPKKKGRKLLHEKAAQIKRRYAKPIGRPKNKLKQRLLSVTSDEGSMNAFTGRGSPGRGQKTKVCTTPSSGHAASGKDSSSRLAVTDPTRPGATTKITTTSTYISASTLKVNKKTKGLIDGLTKFFTPSPDGRRSRGEIIDFSKHYRPRKKVSQKQSCTSHVLATDTEIKISIKQESTDINVIGNKDTVTEEDLDVFKQAQELSWEKIECESGVEDCGRYPSVIEFGKYEIQTWYSSPYPQEYARLPKLYLCEFCLKYMKSKNILLRHSKKCGWFHPPANEIYRRKDLSVFEVDGNMSKIYCQNLCLLAKLFLDHKTLYYDVEPFLFYVLTKNDEKGCHLVGYFSKEKLCQQKYNVSCIMIMPQHQRQGFGRFLIDFSYLLSRREGQAGSPEKPLSDLGRLSYLAYWKSVILEYLYHHQERHISIKAISRATGMCPHDIATTLQHLHMIDKRDGRFVIIRREKLILGHMEKLKTCSRTNELDPESLRWTPILISNAAVSEEEREAEKEAERLMEQASCWEKEEQEILSSRANSRQSPAKVQSKNKYLHSPESRPVAGERGQLMELSKDSSEEEEEEEEEEEEEEEEEEEEEEEEEEEEEEEEEEEENIQSSPPRLTKPQSVAIKRKRPFVLKKKRGRKRRRINSSVTTETISETTEVLNEPFDNSDEERPMPHLEPTCEIEVEEDGGKPVLRKVFQHQPGKKRQTEEDEEKDNHCFKNADPCRNNMDDDTDNLKDSSRDNPEPLKCKQVWPKGTKRGLSKWRPNKERKTGFKLNLYTPPETPMEPDDQITVEEQKETPEDKTSPTPTRIEEEVKETVEPLLPRDENRRDETCAPVSPNKSPGEKPEDDLIKPEEEEEEEEEDDEEEEEEEEEEEEEEENVDKDPGGAKSQEKEEPEVCMDKEEPVPLDEHEEEEEEDEEPSHNEGHDADDEDDSHMECTEAEKEERPREAFKEVLENQEAFLDLSVQPSHSNSEVLMDCGVDLAAACNSEPKELAGDTDAAPESDEESPEEQAQKQDQKSSEEVDAGFKERNTATLEIDSETVQAVQSLTQENSEQDDTFQDCTETQEACRSLQNYTHADQSPQIAATLDDCQQSDHSSPVSSVHSHPGQSVRSVNSPSVPALENSYAQISPDQSAISVPSLQNMETSPMMDVPSVSDHSQQVVDSGFSDLGSIESTTENYENPSSYDSTMGGSICGNGSSQNSCSYSNLTSSNLTQSSCAVTQQMSNMSGSCSMLQQTSISSPPTCGVKSPQGCVVERPPSSSQQLAQCSMAANFTPPMQLAEIPETGNANLGLYERMGQSDFGAGHYPQPSATFSLAKLQQLTNTLIDHSLPYSHSAAVTSYANSASLSTPLSNTGLVQLSQSPHSVPGGPQAQATMTPPPNLTPPPMNLPPPLLQRNMAASNIGISHSQRLQTQIASKGHVSMRTKSASLSPAAATHQSQIYGRSQTVAMQGPARTLTMQRGMNMSVNLMPAPAYNVNSVNMNMNTLNAMNGYSMSQPMMNSGYHSNHGYMNQTPQYPMQMQMGMMGTQPYAQQPMQTPPHGNMMYTAPGHHGYMNTGMSKQSLNGSYMRR